A genomic stretch from Corvus cornix cornix isolate S_Up_H32 chromosome 7, ASM73873v5, whole genome shotgun sequence includes:
- the GPR155 gene encoding integral membrane protein GPR155 isoform X2, whose amino-acid sequence MDSYSDFAAKNLSSSANMSLSLPGQAGLNTTSGTPSMSISRLFPALLECFGIILCGYIAGRANIITSTQAKGLGNFVSRFALPALLFKNMVVLNFSNVNWSFLYSVLVAKAAVFFLVCVLTLLVASPENRFSKAGLFPIFATQSNDFALGYPIVEALYQTTYPEYLQYIYLVAPISLMMLNPLGFIFCEIQKWRNNRTVSQSKIKIVGLALLRVLQNPIVFMVFIGIASNFILGQKIPEYLENFLDGLGSSFSGSALFYLGLTMVGQTKKLTKGMFVALILLITAKLLMMPFLCREMVELLDKSDSVVNHTSLSNYAFLYGVFPAAPGVAIFASQFNMEVGIITSGMVISTFVSAPIMYVSAWLLTIPSMDPNPLASALQNVSFDISIVSLISLTWSLTIVLLSKKYKQLPHMITANLLVAQFIACIGMVAWNFTVKEKDITIQILVFIFLYSSLYSTYLWTGFLSFSLFLLKKRETVKIPIGFIIIAGWGVPTVLVGILLIVGERNNTSIDSAFFYGKHQIITTAVILFISILMSGISLMCMNRSRQGSSYGVLNPYSPRSSVEEAEVERSEQNPISATMTQSSPESSAQSSPESSAQSSPGSSAQISAERGCCSCQTTNGELSCGKDSKAESNAVESKVPPIETVDQCVSHCSAQTCVLAQEEQLLQTGDKQLARHVLLCLLLIVGLFANLSSCLWWLFNQEPGRLYVELQFFCAVFNFGQGFICFGIFGLDKHLIILPFKRRLEFFWGGREAAGHTDASVPEEIRMTCQQFVRYHRDHCVKSIVRGRRCGAKISTGIFFGCDLVNWLMQVGLASDRGEAVVYGDRLLKGGIVQHITNEFEFRDEYLYYRFIPKKSVAVESH is encoded by the exons ATGGATAGCTATTCAGACTTCGCTGCAAAGAACCTCTCATCTTCAGCTAATATGTCTCTTTCTTTGCCTGGACAAGCTGGACTCAATACCACCAGCGGTACTCCTTCTATGTCAATAAGCAGgcttttcccagccctgttGGAATGCTTTGGAATAATTCTTTGTGGCTACATAGCTGGAAGAGCCAACATCATCACATCAACTCAGGCCAAAGGACTGGGAAATTTTGTGTCCCGTTTTGCACTCCCAGCTTTACTGTTCAAAAACATGGTGGTACTTAATTTTTCTAATGTGAATTGGTCCTTCCTGTACAGTGTTTTAGTTGccaaagctgctgtgttttttttaGTCTGTGTTTTAACATTGTTAGTAGCCAGTCCTGAGAACCGATTTAGCAAAGCAGGTTTGTTCCCTATTTTTGCTACACAAAGCAATGACTTTGCACTGGGATATCCAATAG TTGAAGCTTTATATCAAACCACTTACCCAGAGTATCTCCAGTACATTTACCTAGTGGCTCCAATATCTCTTATGATGCTAAACCCGTTGGGGTTTATCTTCTGTGAAATCCAGAAGTGGAGGAATAATCGCACTGTGTCACAGAGCAAAATCAAAATAGTGGGCCTAGCACTCCTTCGAGTTTTGCAGAACCCAATTGTATTCATGGTCTTCATAGGAATTGCCTCAAACTTTATTCTTGGCCAGAAAATTCCTGAATACCTTGAAAACTTCCTTGATGGACTGGGCAGTTCATTTTCTGGCTCTGCACTTTTTTACCTTGGACTGACTATGGTgggacaaacaaaaaaactgacAAAGGGTATGTTTGTTGCACTGATCCTTCTCATCACAGCTAAACT gCTCATGATGCCATTTCTCTGTAGAGAGATGGTGGAGCTCTTGGACAAGAGTGACAGCGTGGTCAATCACACCAGTTTATCAAACTATGCATTTCTGTATGGagtttttccagcagcacctggtgTTGCAATATTTGCAAGTCAATTCAATATGGAAGTAGGAATT ATTACCTCAGGCATGGTGATAAGCACGTTTGTGTCTGCCCCCATTATGTATGTTTCTGCATGGCTGCTGACCATCCCATCCATGGACCCCAACCCCCTGGCATCTGCACTCCAAAACGTCAGCTTTGACATCAGCATCGTCAGCCTCATTTCTCTG ACCTGGTCTCTTACTATTGTTCTTCTGAGTAAGAAATACAAACAGCTTCCTCATATGATTACAGCAAATCTACTTGTTGCTCAG tttattgCTTGCATTGGAATGGTGGCATGGAATTTCACTGTTAAAGAGAAAGACATCACCATACAGATCCTCGTATTTATATTCCTCTACAGCTCACTTTATAGCACCTACCTATGGACAG GTTTTCtatctttctctttgtttctgttgaagaagagagaaacagtAAAGATTCCCATTGGGTTTATCATCATAGCTGGATGGGG agTGCCAACAGTTCTGGTAGGAATCTTACTAATTGTTGGTGAACGTAACAACACTAGCATTGACTCTGCCTTTTTCTATGGAAAACATCAG ATAATTACCACAGCAGTGATACTGTTCATCAGTATATTGATGTCAGGTATCTCACTTATGTGCATGAACAGAAGTAGGCAAGGGTCAAGCTATGGGGTGTTGAACCCGTACTCACCACGTAGCTCAGTGGAGGAGGCTGAAGTGGAACGGAGTGAGCAGAATCCCATTTCAGCCACTATGACTCAGTCTTCTCCGGAATCTTCTGCGCAGTCTTCTCCAGAATCTTCTGCGCAGTCTTCTCCAGGATCTTCTGCACAGATATCTGCAGAAAGAG GTTGCTGTTCTTGTCAAACAACAAACGGTGAATTATCCTGTGGTAAAGACAGCAAAGCAGAGTCAAATGCTGTTGAAAGCAAGGTTCCTCCAATTGAGACAG tggaTCAGTGTGTGAGTCACTGCAGTGCTCAAACATGTGTATTGGCTCAGGAAGAACAGCTTCTACAGACTGGAGACAAACAGCTGGCCAGAcatgtgctgctgtgcttaCTTCTTATTGTTGGCCTAtttgct aatcTCTCCAGCTGTTTGTGGTGGCTGTTCAACCAAGAGCCTGGAAGGCTGTATGTGGAACTGCAGttcttctgtgctgtgtttaaTTTTGGTCAG ggcTTCATTTGCTTTGGTATTTTTGGCTTAGATAAGCATTTAATCATTCTACCATTCAAGCGAAG aCTTGAGTTTTTCTGGGgtggaagagaagcagcagggcaTACAGATGCCTCTGTACCTGAGGAAATCAGGATGACCTGTCAACAGTTTGTTCGTTATCATAGAGATCACTGTGTCAAAAGTATTGTCAGAGGCAGAAG GTGTGGTGCAAAGATCTCCACTGGCATCTTCTTTGGCTGTGACCTGGTGAACTGGCTCATGCAAGTTGGCCTTGCCTCTGACCGAGGAGAAGCTGTGGTGTATGGGGACAGGCTGCTGAAAGGAGGCATCGTCCAGCACATAACGAATGAATTTGAATTTCGGGATGAATACTTGTATTACCGCTTTATTCCGAAGAAATCAGTTGCAGTTGAGAGCCATTGA
- the GPR155 gene encoding integral membrane protein GPR155 isoform X3 translates to MDSYSDFAAKNLSSSANMSLSLPGQAGLNTTSGTPSMSISRLFPALLECFGIILCGYIAGRANIITSTQAKGLGNFVSRFALPALLFKNMVVLNFSNVNWSFLYSVLVAKAAVFFLVCVLTLLVASPENRFSKAGLFPIFATQSNDFALGYPIVEALYQTTYPEYLQYIYLVAPISLMMLNPLGFIFCEIQKWRNNRTVSQSKIKIVGLALLRVLQNPIVFMVFIGIASNFILGQKIPEYLENFLDGLGSSFSGSALFYLGLTMVGQTKKLTKGMFVALILLITAKLLMMPFLCREMVELLDKSDSVVNHTSLSNYAFLYGVFPAAPGVAIFASQFNMEVGIITSGMVISTFVSAPIMYVSAWLLTIPSMDPNPLASALQNVSFDISIVSLISLTWSLTIVLLSKKYKQLPHMITANLLVAQFIACIGMVAWNFTVKEKDITIQILVFIFLYSSLYSTYLWTGFLSFSLFLLKKRETVKIPIGFIIIAGWGVPTVLVGILLIVGERNNTSIDSAFFYGKHQIITTAVILFISILMSGISLMCMNRSRQGSSYGVLNPYSPRSSVEEAEVERSEQNPISATMTQSSPESSAQSSPESSAQSSPGSSAQISAERGREGCCSCQTTNGELSCGKDSKAESNAVESKVPPIETVDQCVSHCSAQTCVLAQEEQLLQTGDKQLARHVLLCLLLIVGLFANLSSCLWWLFNQEPGRLYVELQFFCAVFNFGQGFICFGIFGLDKHLIILPFKRRLEFFWGGREAAGHTDASVPEEIRMTCQQFVRYHRDHCVKSIVRGRSDGTRFTEHVGESFL, encoded by the exons ATGGATAGCTATTCAGACTTCGCTGCAAAGAACCTCTCATCTTCAGCTAATATGTCTCTTTCTTTGCCTGGACAAGCTGGACTCAATACCACCAGCGGTACTCCTTCTATGTCAATAAGCAGgcttttcccagccctgttGGAATGCTTTGGAATAATTCTTTGTGGCTACATAGCTGGAAGAGCCAACATCATCACATCAACTCAGGCCAAAGGACTGGGAAATTTTGTGTCCCGTTTTGCACTCCCAGCTTTACTGTTCAAAAACATGGTGGTACTTAATTTTTCTAATGTGAATTGGTCCTTCCTGTACAGTGTTTTAGTTGccaaagctgctgtgttttttttaGTCTGTGTTTTAACATTGTTAGTAGCCAGTCCTGAGAACCGATTTAGCAAAGCAGGTTTGTTCCCTATTTTTGCTACACAAAGCAATGACTTTGCACTGGGATATCCAATAG TTGAAGCTTTATATCAAACCACTTACCCAGAGTATCTCCAGTACATTTACCTAGTGGCTCCAATATCTCTTATGATGCTAAACCCGTTGGGGTTTATCTTCTGTGAAATCCAGAAGTGGAGGAATAATCGCACTGTGTCACAGAGCAAAATCAAAATAGTGGGCCTAGCACTCCTTCGAGTTTTGCAGAACCCAATTGTATTCATGGTCTTCATAGGAATTGCCTCAAACTTTATTCTTGGCCAGAAAATTCCTGAATACCTTGAAAACTTCCTTGATGGACTGGGCAGTTCATTTTCTGGCTCTGCACTTTTTTACCTTGGACTGACTATGGTgggacaaacaaaaaaactgacAAAGGGTATGTTTGTTGCACTGATCCTTCTCATCACAGCTAAACT gCTCATGATGCCATTTCTCTGTAGAGAGATGGTGGAGCTCTTGGACAAGAGTGACAGCGTGGTCAATCACACCAGTTTATCAAACTATGCATTTCTGTATGGagtttttccagcagcacctggtgTTGCAATATTTGCAAGTCAATTCAATATGGAAGTAGGAATT ATTACCTCAGGCATGGTGATAAGCACGTTTGTGTCTGCCCCCATTATGTATGTTTCTGCATGGCTGCTGACCATCCCATCCATGGACCCCAACCCCCTGGCATCTGCACTCCAAAACGTCAGCTTTGACATCAGCATCGTCAGCCTCATTTCTCTG ACCTGGTCTCTTACTATTGTTCTTCTGAGTAAGAAATACAAACAGCTTCCTCATATGATTACAGCAAATCTACTTGTTGCTCAG tttattgCTTGCATTGGAATGGTGGCATGGAATTTCACTGTTAAAGAGAAAGACATCACCATACAGATCCTCGTATTTATATTCCTCTACAGCTCACTTTATAGCACCTACCTATGGACAG GTTTTCtatctttctctttgtttctgttgaagaagagagaaacagtAAAGATTCCCATTGGGTTTATCATCATAGCTGGATGGGG agTGCCAACAGTTCTGGTAGGAATCTTACTAATTGTTGGTGAACGTAACAACACTAGCATTGACTCTGCCTTTTTCTATGGAAAACATCAG ATAATTACCACAGCAGTGATACTGTTCATCAGTATATTGATGTCAGGTATCTCACTTATGTGCATGAACAGAAGTAGGCAAGGGTCAAGCTATGGGGTGTTGAACCCGTACTCACCACGTAGCTCAGTGGAGGAGGCTGAAGTGGAACGGAGTGAGCAGAATCCCATTTCAGCCACTATGACTCAGTCTTCTCCGGAATCTTCTGCGCAGTCTTCTCCAGAATCTTCTGCGCAGTCTTCTCCAGGATCTTCTGCACAGATATCTGCAGAAAGAGGTAGAGAAG GTTGCTGTTCTTGTCAAACAACAAACGGTGAATTATCCTGTGGTAAAGACAGCAAAGCAGAGTCAAATGCTGTTGAAAGCAAGGTTCCTCCAATTGAGACAG tggaTCAGTGTGTGAGTCACTGCAGTGCTCAAACATGTGTATTGGCTCAGGAAGAACAGCTTCTACAGACTGGAGACAAACAGCTGGCCAGAcatgtgctgctgtgcttaCTTCTTATTGTTGGCCTAtttgct aatcTCTCCAGCTGTTTGTGGTGGCTGTTCAACCAAGAGCCTGGAAGGCTGTATGTGGAACTGCAGttcttctgtgctgtgtttaaTTTTGGTCAG ggcTTCATTTGCTTTGGTATTTTTGGCTTAGATAAGCATTTAATCATTCTACCATTCAAGCGAAG aCTTGAGTTTTTCTGGGgtggaagagaagcagcagggcaTACAGATGCCTCTGTACCTGAGGAAATCAGGATGACCTGTCAACAGTTTGTTCGTTATCATAGAGATCACTGTGTCAAAAGTATTGTCAGAGGCAGAAG TGATGGTACCAGATTTACAGAACATGTGGGTGAATCATTCCTTTGA
- the GPR155 gene encoding integral membrane protein GPR155 isoform X1 — MDSYSDFAAKNLSSSANMSLSLPGQAGLNTTSGTPSMSISRLFPALLECFGIILCGYIAGRANIITSTQAKGLGNFVSRFALPALLFKNMVVLNFSNVNWSFLYSVLVAKAAVFFLVCVLTLLVASPENRFSKAGLFPIFATQSNDFALGYPIVEALYQTTYPEYLQYIYLVAPISLMMLNPLGFIFCEIQKWRNNRTVSQSKIKIVGLALLRVLQNPIVFMVFIGIASNFILGQKIPEYLENFLDGLGSSFSGSALFYLGLTMVGQTKKLTKGMFVALILLITAKLLMMPFLCREMVELLDKSDSVVNHTSLSNYAFLYGVFPAAPGVAIFASQFNMEVGIITSGMVISTFVSAPIMYVSAWLLTIPSMDPNPLASALQNVSFDISIVSLISLTWSLTIVLLSKKYKQLPHMITANLLVAQFIACIGMVAWNFTVKEKDITIQILVFIFLYSSLYSTYLWTGFLSFSLFLLKKRETVKIPIGFIIIAGWGVPTVLVGILLIVGERNNTSIDSAFFYGKHQIITTAVILFISILMSGISLMCMNRSRQGSSYGVLNPYSPRSSVEEAEVERSEQNPISATMTQSSPESSAQSSPESSAQSSPGSSAQISAERGREGCCSCQTTNGELSCGKDSKAESNAVESKVPPIETVDQCVSHCSAQTCVLAQEEQLLQTGDKQLARHVLLCLLLIVGLFANLSSCLWWLFNQEPGRLYVELQFFCAVFNFGQGFICFGIFGLDKHLIILPFKRRLEFFWGGREAAGHTDASVPEEIRMTCQQFVRYHRDHCVKSIVRGRRCGAKISTGIFFGCDLVNWLMQVGLASDRGEAVVYGDRLLKGGIVQHITNEFEFRDEYLYYRFIPKKSVAVESH, encoded by the exons ATGGATAGCTATTCAGACTTCGCTGCAAAGAACCTCTCATCTTCAGCTAATATGTCTCTTTCTTTGCCTGGACAAGCTGGACTCAATACCACCAGCGGTACTCCTTCTATGTCAATAAGCAGgcttttcccagccctgttGGAATGCTTTGGAATAATTCTTTGTGGCTACATAGCTGGAAGAGCCAACATCATCACATCAACTCAGGCCAAAGGACTGGGAAATTTTGTGTCCCGTTTTGCACTCCCAGCTTTACTGTTCAAAAACATGGTGGTACTTAATTTTTCTAATGTGAATTGGTCCTTCCTGTACAGTGTTTTAGTTGccaaagctgctgtgttttttttaGTCTGTGTTTTAACATTGTTAGTAGCCAGTCCTGAGAACCGATTTAGCAAAGCAGGTTTGTTCCCTATTTTTGCTACACAAAGCAATGACTTTGCACTGGGATATCCAATAG TTGAAGCTTTATATCAAACCACTTACCCAGAGTATCTCCAGTACATTTACCTAGTGGCTCCAATATCTCTTATGATGCTAAACCCGTTGGGGTTTATCTTCTGTGAAATCCAGAAGTGGAGGAATAATCGCACTGTGTCACAGAGCAAAATCAAAATAGTGGGCCTAGCACTCCTTCGAGTTTTGCAGAACCCAATTGTATTCATGGTCTTCATAGGAATTGCCTCAAACTTTATTCTTGGCCAGAAAATTCCTGAATACCTTGAAAACTTCCTTGATGGACTGGGCAGTTCATTTTCTGGCTCTGCACTTTTTTACCTTGGACTGACTATGGTgggacaaacaaaaaaactgacAAAGGGTATGTTTGTTGCACTGATCCTTCTCATCACAGCTAAACT gCTCATGATGCCATTTCTCTGTAGAGAGATGGTGGAGCTCTTGGACAAGAGTGACAGCGTGGTCAATCACACCAGTTTATCAAACTATGCATTTCTGTATGGagtttttccagcagcacctggtgTTGCAATATTTGCAAGTCAATTCAATATGGAAGTAGGAATT ATTACCTCAGGCATGGTGATAAGCACGTTTGTGTCTGCCCCCATTATGTATGTTTCTGCATGGCTGCTGACCATCCCATCCATGGACCCCAACCCCCTGGCATCTGCACTCCAAAACGTCAGCTTTGACATCAGCATCGTCAGCCTCATTTCTCTG ACCTGGTCTCTTACTATTGTTCTTCTGAGTAAGAAATACAAACAGCTTCCTCATATGATTACAGCAAATCTACTTGTTGCTCAG tttattgCTTGCATTGGAATGGTGGCATGGAATTTCACTGTTAAAGAGAAAGACATCACCATACAGATCCTCGTATTTATATTCCTCTACAGCTCACTTTATAGCACCTACCTATGGACAG GTTTTCtatctttctctttgtttctgttgaagaagagagaaacagtAAAGATTCCCATTGGGTTTATCATCATAGCTGGATGGGG agTGCCAACAGTTCTGGTAGGAATCTTACTAATTGTTGGTGAACGTAACAACACTAGCATTGACTCTGCCTTTTTCTATGGAAAACATCAG ATAATTACCACAGCAGTGATACTGTTCATCAGTATATTGATGTCAGGTATCTCACTTATGTGCATGAACAGAAGTAGGCAAGGGTCAAGCTATGGGGTGTTGAACCCGTACTCACCACGTAGCTCAGTGGAGGAGGCTGAAGTGGAACGGAGTGAGCAGAATCCCATTTCAGCCACTATGACTCAGTCTTCTCCGGAATCTTCTGCGCAGTCTTCTCCAGAATCTTCTGCGCAGTCTTCTCCAGGATCTTCTGCACAGATATCTGCAGAAAGAGGTAGAGAAG GTTGCTGTTCTTGTCAAACAACAAACGGTGAATTATCCTGTGGTAAAGACAGCAAAGCAGAGTCAAATGCTGTTGAAAGCAAGGTTCCTCCAATTGAGACAG tggaTCAGTGTGTGAGTCACTGCAGTGCTCAAACATGTGTATTGGCTCAGGAAGAACAGCTTCTACAGACTGGAGACAAACAGCTGGCCAGAcatgtgctgctgtgcttaCTTCTTATTGTTGGCCTAtttgct aatcTCTCCAGCTGTTTGTGGTGGCTGTTCAACCAAGAGCCTGGAAGGCTGTATGTGGAACTGCAGttcttctgtgctgtgtttaaTTTTGGTCAG ggcTTCATTTGCTTTGGTATTTTTGGCTTAGATAAGCATTTAATCATTCTACCATTCAAGCGAAG aCTTGAGTTTTTCTGGGgtggaagagaagcagcagggcaTACAGATGCCTCTGTACCTGAGGAAATCAGGATGACCTGTCAACAGTTTGTTCGTTATCATAGAGATCACTGTGTCAAAAGTATTGTCAGAGGCAGAAG GTGTGGTGCAAAGATCTCCACTGGCATCTTCTTTGGCTGTGACCTGGTGAACTGGCTCATGCAAGTTGGCCTTGCCTCTGACCGAGGAGAAGCTGTGGTGTATGGGGACAGGCTGCTGAAAGGAGGCATCGTCCAGCACATAACGAATGAATTTGAATTTCGGGATGAATACTTGTATTACCGCTTTATTCCGAAGAAATCAGTTGCAGTTGAGAGCCATTGA